The Cellulomonas flavigena DSM 20109 DNA segment CGCGACGAGCGCGACGAGCGCGAGCTGCGCCCACGGCACGGTCCACACGGTGACCGGCGCGGTCCCGGTGCGCAGCGCGGCGTCGACGACGTCCTCGCCGACCACCCACGGCCGGGTGGCGACCTGCCCGGTGGCGCGCACGAGCGGCCACACCCGCAGCTCGGCCTCGACGGTCCCGGACTGCCCGGGCAGCACCTCCCGCAGCTCGGTGCGGTGCTCCGCGCCGCCGGCACCGAACGGTCCGGCGAGCTCGGTGGCCGCGTGCGCGGCGAGCCGCACGTCACCGGTGTTGGCCACGCGGTAGCTGACGTGCACGGTCCCGGGCGCGAACGGGTTCCACGACGGCTCCCACCGCGCCACCACGTCCTGCGGCTCGAGCGCCGCGACGTAGTCGCCGGTGACGCGCAGGTGCAGGCGCGTCCCGACGCGCGCGGCGAGCCGCACGGCGTCGTCGGTGACGAGCTCCGCGACGACGCCGGCCGGGTGGTCGCCGGGCGTCGCGTCGCCGGGCACCTCGATGGTCAGGGGCACCGTGACGGCCGCGCCGGGGTCGATCGTCAGGCGCAGGCCGGTCTCGGTCCGCTCGGCCCCGGGCGCGTCCCCCAGGGTGACCCAGCCGCCGCCGTCCTTCGTCGCGCCGGCACCGGGGACGTCGAAGTGGCCGGAGTCGCCGACGACGCCGTCGGCCGCGTAGACGTCGAACGTCGCGGGCGCGGTGCTGAAGTTGGTGACGGTGACGTGCTCGGCGACGCTCTCGCCCGGGTCCAGGACGTGCCGCAGCGAGATGCGGTCGTCGGGCCCGTCGGCGGTCGCCGGCTGCACCGTCCAGGTGGTCGTCCCCTCGGCGGCTGCCGTGGCGACGGGGGCCGCGGCGGCCGCGGGCCCGGCTAGGGCCAGCAGCGCGGCGACCAGCGCACCGGCGGCGGCGGGCCGCACGGGCAGCGGGATGACGGGGCGCGTGCGGTGCATGGGGGTCTCCTCGCACCGACGCGCGGTGGGGCGGGTGCCCCACCGCGCGTCGGGTGATCCGGCCCGTCGACTCAGTCGACGGGGAACAGCGACAGCGACAGCGTGCCCGTGTACTCACCGGGCGCGGTGTCGACCGGCACGTCGAGGACGAGGTCCGCCCCGATCGTCGCCGAGCCGACGCGACCCTCGGGCGTCGCGGACGCCAGGCGTCCCGGCACCGTCAGGCCCTCGCCACCGCCGAGCGCGGTGGCCCGGGCGTCGCCCGCGGCGAGGCCCGGGCGCGGGCTCTCGACGCGCGGGGTCCAGCCCAGGTGCTTCGCGTCGAGCAGACGCGTCCCGTTGGTGAACGAGTACGCCTGGCCCGTGACGGCCCACCCCGAGACCCCCGCCTGGGCGGCGGTCCGCGAGTCGGTGACCGTGACGGCGGGCAGCGCGCCGGTGAACCGCAGCGCGGTGCCGGTGTTCTGCGGCCCGTCCAGCGTGACCGCGTTGCCGGCGACCGACAGCGCGAGCACGCCGTCCTGGCCCTCGGGCACGACGGCCGTCAGGTCGATCCCCGTCACCTTGTCCTGGTCGCGGAAGATCCGCGGCAGGAAGTCGATGAGGTTCTTCGACCACACGTCGAACCCGTGCGGGCCGACCGTCAGACCGGCGAACTCGTGACGGATGCCGTTCTCCTCGAGCAGTGTGAGGAGGTTCATCGTGGCGTCGTAGGTGAAGTCCGTCCGGTCACCGTTGTAGATCCGCGCGAGGCGGGTCTCGGCGTTGACGGCGTCCGGGTCGAAGACGGGCGTGTTCCAGAACAGGCCGCCGGAGAACGACCCGACCCAGCCGAACTGGCCCGGGCGGGTCAGCCACGCGTTGAGCGTGTTCATGGCGCCCATCGACAGGCCCGCGATGGCCCGCTGCCCCGGCTCGGACGAGATGTTGTACGCCGCCTCGGCCGCGGGCACGAGGTTGTCCATGAGCTCGGCCGGGTAGTTGGACGAGTTGCCGTTGCCCATGACGACCACCATGGGGACGATCGCGTCCTCCTTGATGTAGTGGTCGAGGATCTGCGTCGCGCGGCCCACCTCGACCCAGTCGCCGTAGTTCTGACCACCGCCGTGGTTGAGGTAGAGCACGGGGTACTCCTCGGCGCGGTCCGGGTCGTAGCCCTTCGGCGTCCAGACGTACGCCTTGCGCTCCTCGTTCGCGACCTGGCTCTGGTACGTCAGCGTGGTCAGCTCGCCGCGGTCCTCGGCGGGGACGTCGCCCAGCAGGCGGTCCGTCTCGCCGGGGACGAACAGCGGGCTGACGCCGGTGAGCGTGTTGACCTTGTCCTCCGGGTCCTTCACGTCCACGCCGTCGACGACGTACCGGTAGTAGTAGAAGCCGTCGAGCGGGCCGGCCTGCACGCGCCAGCGGTCGCCGACCTTCGTCATCGGCACGCGGAACCACGCACCGTTGGGCGCCCAGTTGGCCCACACGGTGACGTCCTTCGCGTCCTTGAACTGCGTGCCCGTCTCGAACGTCACGATGCCGTTCTCGTCGACGTGCGGCAGCGTGATCGAGCCCGGTGCCGGGGCGGTGTACTTGGCGTCGAGCGGTCGGTGGCCCTCACGCGGGCCGTGGGCGCCGTCCTGGAACACGCGCGACGCGAAGTCGCGCAGACCCTCGCGCCACGTGTCCCACGTGCCGCCCGTGTCCGGGTCGACGCCGTCGAACTCGTGCTCGACCCCGGTGCGCTCGAGCGTGCGCAGCAGGTCGTGGGTCGCGTTGTAGGACGGGTCGAGCACGTTGCCGACGTAGATGCGCAGGCGGTCGGTGCCCTCGTTGATGGCGGCCACCTGCGAGCGGTCCGGGTCGGCCGGACGCGAGGGGAACTCGACCGAGAACGCGCCGACCTCGCTGAAGACGCCCGGGTCGGTGCGCAGCAGCTCGAGCGCGTGCGCGGCGCCCGTGCCGATGCCGGCCACGGCCTGCGAGGCCGCCTCGTCGGCGACGTGGTAGGCGTCCTGCACGGCCGGGAGGATGCCGTCGAGCAGCTCGGCGCGCGCGTCGTCGCCGGTGACCGAGGCCATGACGACGACCATGTCCGCGAGCCGGCCCTCGGCCGCGAGGTTGTCGAGCACCTGCCGCGCGCGGCCCAGCTCGGTCCACTCGTCGACGGACTGGTCGTCGTCGGCCAGCAGGTACAGGACCGGGTAGGCGTCGGCGCGGTCGGCGTCGTAGCCGGGCGGCGTCCAGACGAGCGAGGTGGCCTCGTCGCCGGACGCGGTGTCGTGGGCGAGCTCCTCGACGGCGCCCGCGTTCGGGATGTCCGCCATCCAGGCCACCTGCGGACCGGGCACGAAGAACGTGTTCCAGGTCGGCTTCGACGCGATCGCGACGGGCGTGTCCGGGTTGCGGAAGGAGACCTTGGTGCGGTCCTCGAACGTCGCCGTGTACTGGTAGTAGTACAGGCCCGGGTCGAGGATGCCGACCTGCGTCGGGTAGTCGGTGCCGCTGGGGTCCATGGCCAGGTCGGACCACGTGCCCGCAGGGCCGATGTTGCCCTGCAGCTCGACGACCTTCGGCTGGCCGCCGACGAGCTCGTGGACCGTGGCCTGCGGCGCCACGAACCGGTAGTAGCCCTCGGGCGTCACCGACACCCACGGGTCTGCGGCGACCCCGTCGGCCGCTGCGGGTGGTGCCATCACTGCCGCCGTTCCCAGTGCGAGCGCGGTCCCCGTGACCACGGCTGTCGTCCTGCGGTACGCGCCACGTGCGTCACGTGGCGCCTTGCGAGTCATCACCATCGATTACCCCTTCTCGGCGCCGACCGGCAGGGGAG contains these protein-coding regions:
- a CDS encoding alpha/beta hydrolase, with the protein product MAPPAAADGVAADPWVSVTPEGYYRFVAPQATVHELVGGQPKVVELQGNIGPAGTWSDLAMDPSGTDYPTQVGILDPGLYYYQYTATFEDRTKVSFRNPDTPVAIASKPTWNTFFVPGPQVAWMADIPNAGAVEELAHDTASGDEATSLVWTPPGYDADRADAYPVLYLLADDDQSVDEWTELGRARQVLDNLAAEGRLADMVVVMASVTGDDARAELLDGILPAVQDAYHVADEAASQAVAGIGTGAAHALELLRTDPGVFSEVGAFSVEFPSRPADPDRSQVAAINEGTDRLRIYVGNVLDPSYNATHDLLRTLERTGVEHEFDGVDPDTGGTWDTWREGLRDFASRVFQDGAHGPREGHRPLDAKYTAPAPGSITLPHVDENGIVTFETGTQFKDAKDVTVWANWAPNGAWFRVPMTKVGDRWRVQAGPLDGFYYYRYVVDGVDVKDPEDKVNTLTGVSPLFVPGETDRLLGDVPAEDRGELTTLTYQSQVANEERKAYVWTPKGYDPDRAEEYPVLYLNHGGGQNYGDWVEVGRATQILDHYIKEDAIVPMVVVMGNGNSSNYPAELMDNLVPAAEAAYNISSEPGQRAIAGLSMGAMNTLNAWLTRPGQFGWVGSFSGGLFWNTPVFDPDAVNAETRLARIYNGDRTDFTYDATMNLLTLLEENGIRHEFAGLTVGPHGFDVWSKNLIDFLPRIFRDQDKVTGIDLTAVVPEGQDGVLALSVAGNAVTLDGPQNTGTALRFTGALPAVTVTDSRTAAQAGVSGWAVTGQAYSFTNGTRLLDAKHLGWTPRVESPRPGLAAGDARATALGGGEGLTVPGRLASATPEGRVGSATIGADLVLDVPVDTAPGEYTGTLSLSLFPVD